A genome region from Phoenix dactylifera cultivar Barhee BC4 chromosome 18, palm_55x_up_171113_PBpolish2nd_filt_p, whole genome shotgun sequence includes the following:
- the LOC103719900 gene encoding uncharacterized protein LOC103719900 isoform X4 produces the protein MASGTRSGRLNKDEGTSNSKTRSAGGIVKDMKGSIASGSTANGSSKCRNNKINSKDIKSPTTLGNASMDSSNLKRSTRETPMKKMSAFSSLQKSGRPKNQTPASLDKRKLEGTEKKRPQSPLRRSERIEKYSASSSSGSKMSNKSSSPLTEKKKVKEVNNEENLGESVTKEERKDKKLDVKSDGLLKKRKRLDARSYRALLKPQVKKPRSSDATAMHQKDDTSHGDKIDSGACDSMELKKDGHGCSERKEEELRWKCSDEKFEEAVEGSSSDSKDLAELTLGTVGNRKTPSSSMKHEFIETNEPRTEDGWSQSKCGGILLQSSPVGSTAKENSGGDVRRENNVEGDRINACGFDREELGTAELVESSSEDKALAGDLYPESGPISVRPSNKQILILETSTADAMSSSPSMTEKKNLERCTVCSKLQSVSGRVQDSEDQELCSCKHTTEHEEVLETVVVLENPHKDETVAGCRQGVEAKGNSVLETTEQFSGSTMQSFIPSADTINVTVPMDGDRGRLEVSDCIGVPNEQLSSTYLKESSMEIQTESDANACIICKHPGLLLCCDGKGCKRSYHLSCLDPPLQSIPPGLWLCICCVKKKIEFGVHSVSKGIESIWDVKEGMQNGKVYLVKYEGVSHVHNHWIPESQMLLEAPTLVSKFHRRYQKEKVIRWKQEWTEPHRLLQKRLLMPLKLADEFFCGLGNNISYCYHEWFVKWKGLDYEHATWEFENSPFLCSSDGKMLIKDYETRREEAKKASDPSRIEKALQVKKNPFYKLPRLPDGCPPGLDNDHLNSVNRLCEFWHKSQNAVFIDDQERVVKSILFIIALLSHSCRPFLIISTITSLSLWETKFNRVAPSINVVVYNGSKPVRKMIRTLEFYEEGGCIMFQVLLSHPDAIVEDFENLECIGWEAIIVDESQNSRIFKHFEQLKNLSTDFKLLLLSAPLKDNLAEYLNLLSFLDSGGKENCISNLKFDHNDHAGTLAILKERLTRYLAYERKPDSSKFIEYWVPVQFSNVQLEQYCFTLISNSIALRSCSKVDHVGALRDVLISSRKCCDHPYLVDKLLQTSLTKDIPAVNILDVGVNASGKLLLLDKILKAIKNRGLRVLILFQSIGGAGRNSIGDILDDFLRQRFGADSYERVDSGLVLSKKLAALNMFNDKLKGRFVFLIENRACLPSIKLSSVDAIIIYNSDWNPLNDLRSLQKISLESQFEQVTVFRLYSSCTIEEKVLIFAKQDMILESNIQSISPSVSHSLLSWGASYLFSKLDELHQQGEQNNFSENSTDNLLLDNVVVELLTKLYRKAGARDPSNCSILIKARQSGASYSRNIMLVGEKDGISSLDKDPPSFWSHLLDGRYPQWRYVSEPSQRSRRKVQHPDDSLKTPEAVNDEVKKKRRKVACSIVDPTSFQSWLQDKRKEAAEGKDFVLPANSTQCGSNYPSLNSPWKEPLVPSTITKEPELSGGRSNVVTQHTVHNQSVSPMSLDDSGVHRPEGREKLMTAQRSLHVQLKPEISKLCETLRLSDDVKSAAEMFLEYIMNNHHVSQEPETLLQAFKISLCWCAASFLKHNVDHQESFALAKKYLNFECNEELAESVYYKLRKVKKKFSRRSGALRKEDEPNSVENQSSLSGKDVSREPVHEMTPNSAASHHQEMEEDELRENPDGRRCPEQKKLVEQEQVLVTPPMLQHNIGSLKDELLKKRVDLIHKICSRRAEDLRVKQQLEISDFNIHKEEEKMKLKKAHDLDLELIRTIHTDSTVRNDKIRLLNQEFSKKMVAFEEHMKCKRSNLEVMQLNARNKEEQIRDHWVEEAKAGKLAESFDNIPLPDSGFGVEELTVVSEQSGVCDGSGNTVLQSGPSSDHLFIDVTTTDAVEPIDLIAKYSEKSARNTTGGAEGVPIELETVVSLSNNMNEGESVEPSYTSVEIPASLSPGETGRMPTRTEDPAPQASIMNSAGSRPDEIVSRATTAVDSEQVVGVDDSDGAWLISAHLQNHAKSASLVNASTSAGCRNSVPSNQEHFICEHERAAASVGVVSDQGHGSSQQIVVPPLHSVDIVHLQVEPTNRNATISDTLDQVSSSSQQIADPTLHSVDVVLSQPINHSTTILDSLQLQLPPSTDMPLVDHGRGSTSICIESQEEPHSQILCSSQQTEAPLQQPNITAAVPVGQSGQLVSQLSQPLVDPSPLNASMPPERPHSGDLSTSVQAESGSRLSQLFHMAPLLPPQGLQPEPLKNELTRLRIHQDSLTKLHDDKKLRLQLECDQELERVRKKYDALLKDAETEFLQNKEMIETIYNKVYMNQILAEEFRAKFIENKGPTSASFHAG, from the exons ATGGCTAGTGGTACCCGATCAGGAcgtctcaataaggatgaaggcACTAGCAACTCAAAGACGAGGAGTGCTGGGGGAATAGTGAAAGATATGAAAGGGTCCATTGCTTCTGGTTCAACAGCAAATGGCAGCTCAAAATGCAGAAATaataaaatcaattcaaaagatatCAAAAGTCCGACCACCCTGGGCAATGCATCAATGGATTCATCTAATTTGAAAAGGTCTACTAGGGAAACACCTATGAAAAAAATGAGTGCATTTTCTAGCTTGCAAAAATCTGGAAGGCCTAAAAATCAAACTCCAGCTTCTTTAGATAAGAGGAAGTTGGAAGGAACTGAGAAGAAAAGGCCACAAAGTCCTTTGAGAAGGTCAGAGAGAATTGAGAAGTACAGTGCTTCAAGTTCATCTGGTTCAAAGATGTCCAACAAAAGCTCAAGTCCACTGAcggagaagaagaaagtgaaggaaGTGAATAATGAAGAAAACTTAGGGGAATCAGTcaccaaagaagagagaaaagacaagaaaCTTGATGTTAAGAGTGATGGATtattgaaaaagagaaagagattgGATGCACGCAGTTACAGGGCATTACTTAAGCCACAGGTGAAGAAACCCAGAAGTTCAG ATGCTACCGCAATGCACCAGAAAGATGACACATCACACGGAGATAAAATTGATTCTGGGGCTTGTGATTCTATGGAGTTGAAAAAAGATGGACATGGATGCagtgaaagaaaggaagaggagctTAGGTGGAAATGTTCCGATGAAAAATTTGAAGAAGCTGTGGAGGGCTCTAGTTCTGACTCAAAAGATCTTGCTGAGTTGACATTGGGAACTGTGGGAAACAGAAAGACACCTAGTTCTAGCATGaaacatgaatttattgaaACTAATGAGCCTAGAACTGAAGATGGTTGGTCACAATCAAAGTGCGGTGGTATTTTGTTACAATCTTCTCCAGTTGGGAGCACTGCCAAAGAGAATAGTGGTGGTGATGTTCGAAGAGAGAACAATGTTGAAGGCGACAGAATTAATGCATGTGGATTTGATAGAGAGGAGCTCGGAACTGCAGAACTGGTAGAGTCTTCCTCTGAAGATAAGGCCCTTGCTGGTGATCTTTATCCAGAAAGTGGGCCCATTTCAGTAAGACCATCAAATAAACAAATCCTTATTCTGGAAACTTCCACAGCAGATGCCATGTCCTCCTCTCCTTCCATGactgaaaagaaaaatttggagcGATGCACAGTGTGCTCTAAACTTCAAAG TGTTTCGGGCAGGGTGCAAGACTCTGAAGATCAGGAATTATGTTCATGTAAACACACAACAGAACATGAG GAAGTCTTAGAGACGGTTGTTGTGTTGGAAAATCCACACAAAGATGAGACTGTTGCTGGGTGCCGTCAAGGGGTTGAAGCTAAAGGCAATTCAGTGCTAGAAACTACAGAACAATTTTCTGGATCTACAAT gCAAAGCTTCATACCATCAGCTGATACTATAAATGTCACCGTTCCTATGGATGGG GATAGGGGAAGACTTGAAGTCAGTGACTGCATAGGTGTTCCAAATGAGCAACTTAGCTCAACTTACTTGAAGGAATCCTCAATGGAAATTCAAACAGAAAGTGATGCCAATGCCTGCATCATCTGCAAGCATCCTGGACTGCTTTT ATGTTGTGATGGGAAAGGCTGCAAAAGAAGCTACCATCTTTCTTGTCTGGATCCACCTCTGCAAAGTATTCCTCCTGGCCTTTGGCTTTGTATATGTTGCGTGAAAAAAAAGATAGAGTTTGGGGTACACTCGGTATCTAAAGGGATTGAATCCATTTGGGATGTTAAAGAGG GAATGCAGAATGGCAAGGTTTATCTTGTCAAGTATGAAGGTGTTTCCCATGTCCATAACCATTGGATTCCGGAAAGCCAGATGCTTCTTGAAGCTCCTACACTTGTATCTAAATTTCATAGGAGATATCAGAAAGAGAAG GTCATAAGATGGAAGCAAGAATGGACTGAGCCTCACAGGTTGTTGCAGAAAAGGTTGCTGATGCCCCTGAAATTAGCTGATGAGTTTTTTTGTGGGCTTGGTAATAATATTTCATATTGTTATCATGAGTGGTTTGTGAAATGGAAAGGTCTTGATTATGAGCATGCTACATGGGAGTTTGAAAACTCACCATTTTTATGCTCATCTGATGGGAAGATGCTTATAAAAGATTATGAGACTCGGCGCGAGGAGGCAAAGAAAGCCTCTGATCCTTCAAGAATTGAGAAG GCTTTACAGGTGAAGAAAAATCCTTTCTATAAATTGCCCAGGCTGCCTGATGGGTGCCCACCTGGACTTGATAATGATCATTTAAATTCTGTTAACCGGCTTTGTGAGTTTTGGCACAAGTCTCAAAATGCTGTTTTCATTGATGATCAG GAGCGAGTTGTTAAATCCATATTATTTATAATAGCCTTACTATCTCATTCATGTCGCCCTTTTCTCATCATCTCAACAATCACATCTCTTTCCTTGTGGGAAACTAAGTTCAATCGCGTAGCACCCTCTATTAATGTTGTTGTTTACAATGGGAGTAAACCTGTTCGTAAGATGATTCGAACTCTTGAATTTTATGAAGAAGGCGGCTGCATAATGTTTCAAGTGCTTTTATCACATCCTGATGCAATTGTTGAG GACTTTGAAAATTTAGAATGCATCGGCTGGGAGGCAATTATAGTTGATGAGAGTCAAAACTCAAGAATATTCAAACACTTTGAACAACTTAAGAATCTTTCCACTGATTTCAAGCTTCTCCTTTTAAGTGCACCATTGAAG GATAACCTTGCTGAATACCTCAACCTGCTCTCATTCCTTGATTCAGGAGGAAAAGAGAATTGTATCAGTAATTTGAAGTTTGATCATAATGATCATGCTGGCACACTTGCTATATTAAAAGAGAGATTAACACGTTATCTTGCATATGAGCGCAAACCAGACTCCTCAAAGTTTATAGAATACTGGGTTCCTGTTCAGTTTTCAAATGTGCAACTTGAACAATATTGTTTCACATTAATTTCAAACTCCATCGCTCTTCGTTCATGTTCAAAAGTTGATCATGTTGGAGCTCTTCGCGACGTTCTTATATCTTCTCGGAAG TGCTGCGATCATCCTTACCTAGTTGACAAATTGTTGCAAACTTCACTAACCAAAGATATTCCAGCGGTCAATATTTTGGATGTTGGAGTCAATGCAAGTGGAAAATTACTGCTACTTGATAAGATTCTCAAAGCGATAAAGAATCGAGGGTTAAGAGTGCTGATACTTTTCCAG TCTATTGGTGGGGCTGGAAGGAATTCTATTGGCGATATTTTGGATGATTTTCTTCGTCAGAGATTTGGTGCTGATTCGTATGAACGTGTTGACAGTGGATTGGTTCTGTCAAAAAAATTGGCTGCATTGAATATGTTTAATGATAAGTTGAAAGGGAGATTTGTGTTTTTAATTGAAAATCGTGCATGTCTCCCAAGTATCAAACTTTCATCAGTCGATgctattattatttataatagtGATTGGAATCCATTGAATGACCTAAGATCTCTTCAGAAAATAAGCCTTGAATCACAGTTTGAACAGGTAACAGTGTTTCGTCTATATTCATCCTGTACAATTGAGGAAAAAGTCTTAATATTTGCAAAGCAAGATATGATTCTTGAGAGCAATATACAAAGCATAAGCCCAAGTGTTAGCCATTCACTTCTCAGCTGGGGCGCCTCATACCTCTTCAGTAAACTTGATGAGTTACACCAGCAGGGGGAGCAGAACAATTTTTCTGAAAATTCCACTGACAATTTACTCTTGGATAATGTAGTGGTCGAACTGTTAACAAAATTGTACAGAAAGGCTGGAGCTCGTGATCCTAGCAACTGCTCAATTTTGATAAAAGCACGGCAGAGTGGAGCATCTTATTCAAGGAATATTATGTTAGTTGGTGAGAAGGATGGAATCTCCTCATTGGATAAAGATCCACCTAGCTTCTGGTCGCATTTATTGGATGGAAGATATCCTCAGTGGCGATATGTATCTGAGCCATCTCAGAGGAGCCGCAGAAAGGTTCAACATCCTGATGATTCTCTAAAGACACCAGAAGCAGTAAATGATGAGGTAAAGAAAAAGCGTAGGAAAGTAGCTTGCAGCATTGTTGATCCAACTTCTTTTCAAAGTTGGCTTcaagataaaagaaaagaagcagcTGAGGGCAAGGATTTTGTACTGCCTGCAAACTCGACTCAATGTGGCTCCAATTATCCATCCCTTAATTCTCCATGGAAAGAGCCACTTGTTCCAAGCACAATAACAAAGGAACCAG AATTATCTGGAGGTCGAAGTAATGTTGTGACACAACACACGGTCCATAATCAAAGTGTATCTCCCATGTCTCTTGATGATTCAGGAGTACATAGACCTGAAGGGagggaaaaattgatgactgcGCAGAGGAGCCTTCATGTCCAATTGAAGCCAGAGATATCAAAACTATGCGAAACTCTGAGACTTTCG GACGATGTCAAGAGCGCAGCTGAAATGTTTCTCGAGTATATTATGAATAATCATCATGTTAGTCAAGAACCAGAAACCTTATTGCAAGCCTTCAAGATATCCCTG TGTTGGTGTGCTGCATCTTTTTTGAAACACAATGTGGATCACCAAGAATCATTTGCACTTGCAAAAAAGTATTTGAACTTTGAGTGCAATGAGGAGCTGGCTGAATCTGTTTATTATAAACTGcgaaaagtaaagaaaaaattttctcGTCGATCAGGTGCATTAAGGAAAGAAGATGAGCCAAATTCGGTGGAGAATCAGTCGTCTCTATCGGGGAAAGATGTTTCTAGAGAACCTGTGCATGAGATGACTCCAAATTCAGCAGCATCTCACCATCAGGaaatggaagaagatgaactcaGAGAAAATCCTGATGGTCGTAGGTGCCCTGAACAGAAAAAATTGGTGGAGCAGGAGCAGGTTCTTGTGACTCCTCCAATGCTTCAGCATAACATTGGGTCGTTAAAAGATGAACTCCTGAAAAAACGAGTCGATTTGATTCATAAAATTTGTTCGAGAAGGGCAGAAGATCTAAGGGTGAAACAACAACTCGAAATTTCAGATTTCAACATACACAAGGAAGAGGAGAAAATGAAATTGAAGAAAGCTCATGATTTGGATTTGGAACTCATCCGCACTATACATACAGATTCTACGGTAAGAAATGACAAGATAAGATTGCTAAATCAAGAATTCTCCAAAAAAATGGTTGCATTTGAGGAACACATGAAATGCAAGCGTAGTAATCTTGAAGTTATGCAGTTAAATGCAAGGAACAAGGAGGAGCAGATAAGGGATCACTGGGTGGAAGAAGCTAAAGCTGGTAAACTAGCAGAATCATTTGATAACATTCCTCTGCCAGATTCTGGTTTTGGGGTGGAAGAATTGACAGTGGTAAGCGAGCAAAGTGGAGTATGTGATGGTTCAGGAAACACAGTGCTTCAATCTGGGCCTTCTTCAGATCATCTATTCATTGATGTGACAACAACAGATGCTGTAGAACCTATTGATTTGATTGCCAAGTATTCTGAAAAATCTGCAAGAAATACCACTGGAGGGGCAGAGGGTGTACCCATAGAACTTGAAACCGTAGTTTCTCTGTCCAACAACATGAATGAAGGGGAATCTGTTGAACCAAGTTACACATCTGTGGAAATTCCGGCAAGTCTTTCACCTGGAGAGACAGGTCGCATGCCTACCAGAACTGAAGATCCAGCTCCTCAGGCCAGTATCATGAATTCAGCAGGTAGCAGGCCTGATGAAATTGTCTCTAGAGCAACAACAGCTGTTGATAGTGAGCAAGTTGTTGGTGTAGATGATTCTGATGGTGCATGGTTGATATCTGCCCATCTGCAAAACCATGCCAAGTCTGCTTCCCTTGTCAATGCTTCGACAAGCGCTGGCTGTCGAAACAGTGTGCCATCTAATCAG GAACACTTTATCTGTGAACATGAAAGGGCTGCAGCATCTGTTGGAGTGGTAAGTGATCAAGGCCATGGTTCTTCCCAACAAATTGTGGTACCTCCATTACATTCAGTTGATATCGTCCATTTACAAGTTGAACCAACCAATCGGAATGCAACCATCTCAGACACCCTTGACCAAGTCTCCAGTTCTTCCCAACAAATTGCGGATCCCACATTACATTCAGTTGATGTTGTCCTTTCACAACCAATCAATCATAGCACAACCATCTTGGACTCCCTTCAGCTTCAGTTGCCTCCATCAACTGACATGCCCTTAGTTGACCATGGTCGAGGAAGCACATCTATATGCATAGAAAGTCAAGAAGAGCCTCATAGTCAGATACTTTGTTCTAGCCAACAAACTGAAGCGCCATTACAACAACCGAATATTACTGCAGCTGTGCCGGTTGGGCAATCTGGTCAACTGGTATCGCAGTTATCACagcctcttgtagatccatcaCCACTGAATGCCAGTATGCCGCCAGAAAGACCACATTCTGGGGATTTGAGCACTAGTGTGCAAGCAGAATCTGGAAGCCGTCTTTCTCAACTTTTCCATATGGCACCATTGCTGCCGCCTCAAGGGCTTCAACCTGAACCACTTAAAAATGAACTAACTAGACTTCGAATACATCAGGACTCACTCACCAAGTTGCATGATGATAAG AAACTGCGTCTTCAGTTAGAGTGTGATCAAGAGTTAGAGAGGGTAAGAAAGAAGTATGATGCTTTACTTAAGGATGCAGAAACAGAATTTCTTCAAAATAAGGAGATGATAGAGACAATCTATAACAAAGTGTACATGAATCAAATTTTAGCTGAGGAGTTTAGGGCCAAATTCATTGAAAATAAGGGCCCAACTTCTGCATCTTTTCATG CTGGATAA